The Penaeus chinensis breed Huanghai No. 1 chromosome 21, ASM1920278v2, whole genome shotgun sequence genome has a window encoding:
- the LOC125036440 gene encoding sal-like protein 4: MVEESVSSSAWNRDATDLGLCDAAQGFPGQPYLSAQEGASNFPSHSLPTSFHDPIFPVPQDPTSWESLLLDPLQEVDLLSLPHAYTQFLPLTPPLTADAYLSAGSSPTTPSVPSPTYSCPPAPSSSQSLVGRGLISSMYPSGTLTPPVSPAPTVIATNLAAQQVRVITPSEVLPLSGKPVVAKQTRQKFPCSDCGKLYTQRRARDLHMLVHTGERPFVCDRCGAAFNRPGTLKVHRITEVCLRKQRRAFDQRASARAGRTWAHRTSMATSK; the protein is encoded by the exons ATGGTTGAAGAAAGTGTGTCTAGTTCTG CGTGGAATCGCGACGCTACTGATTTGGGTCTGTGTGATGCGGCGCAGGGATTTCCAGGACAGCCTTATCTCTCGGCACAag aAGGCGCGTCAAACTTTCCTTCTCACAGTCTCCCTACATCGTTCCACGACCCGATCTTCCCTGTGCCACAAGACCCCACCTCTTGGGAAAGCCTTCTCCTCGATCCACTCCAAGAAGTGGACCTCCTCAGCCTCCCTCATGCGTATACTCAGTTCCTCCCCTTAACGCCACCGCTCACCGCCGACGCGTATCTCAGTGCCGGATCGTCGCCTACCACACCTTCAGTACCTTCGCCAACCTATTCGTGCCCACcggccccttcctcttcccaaagTCTTGTCGGACGAGGGTTGATATCCTCCATGTATCCCTCTGGGACGCTGACGCCCCCGGTATCGCCCGCACCAACAGTCATCGCCACGAACCTCGCCGCGCAGCAGGTCCGGGTCATCACTCCCTCGGAGGTTTTGCCGTTATCGGGGAAACCCGTCGTGGCCAAGCAGACGAGGCAGAAGTTCCCCTGCTCCGATTGCGGCAAGCTCTACACGCAGCGCAGAGCCAGGGACCTTCACATGCTCGTCCACACGGGAGAGCGCCCCTTTGTCTGCGACCGCTGCGGCGCTGCCTTCAACCGCCCCGGGACGCTCAAGGTGCACCGCATCACGGAGGTCTGCCTTCGCAAGCAGCGGAGGGCGTTCGACCAGCGGGCCAGCGCTCGAGCCGGGAGGACGTGGGCGCACCGGACGTCAATGGCCACGTCCaagtga